In Streptomyces canus, one DNA window encodes the following:
- the galE gene encoding UDP-glucose 4-epimerase GalE: MKYLVTGGAGYVGSVVAQHLLEAGHEVVVLDNLSTGFREGVPAGAAFIEGDIRDAAEWLDSSFDGVLHFAAFSQVGESVVKPEKYWENNVGGTMALLGAMREAGVRRLVFSSTAATYGEPEEVPIVESAPTRPTNPYGASKLAVDFMITSEANAHGLGAVSLRYFNVAGAYGKQGERHDPESHLIPLVLQVAQGRREAINVFGDDYPTPDGTCVRDYIHVADLAEAHLLAIEAATAGEHLICNLGNGEGFSVRQVIETVRKVTGHPIPEVVAPRRAGDPATLVASAATAREKLGWNPSRADLAGIVADAWEFAQTISAAREQ, translated from the coding sequence ATGAAGTACCTGGTGACAGGTGGCGCGGGGTATGTCGGCAGTGTCGTGGCCCAACACCTGCTGGAGGCGGGGCACGAGGTCGTCGTCCTCGACAATCTCTCCACCGGCTTCCGCGAGGGTGTCCCGGCCGGAGCCGCCTTCATCGAGGGCGACATCCGCGACGCCGCCGAGTGGCTGGACTCCTCCTTCGACGGCGTCCTGCACTTCGCCGCCTTCTCGCAGGTCGGCGAGTCGGTCGTGAAGCCCGAGAAGTACTGGGAGAACAACGTCGGCGGCACCATGGCGCTGCTCGGCGCCATGCGCGAGGCCGGCGTGCGCCGACTCGTCTTCTCCTCCACGGCCGCCACGTACGGGGAGCCCGAGGAGGTGCCGATCGTCGAGTCGGCGCCGACCAGGCCCACCAACCCGTACGGCGCCTCCAAGCTCGCCGTCGACTTCATGATCACCAGCGAGGCGAACGCGCACGGGCTGGGTGCCGTGTCCCTGCGGTACTTCAACGTGGCCGGCGCGTACGGCAAGCAGGGCGAGCGGCACGACCCCGAGTCGCACCTCATCCCGCTGGTCCTCCAGGTCGCGCAGGGCAGGCGCGAGGCGATCAACGTCTTCGGCGACGACTACCCGACCCCGGACGGCACCTGCGTCCGCGACTACATCCACGTCGCCGACCTGGCCGAGGCCCACCTCCTCGCCATCGAGGCCGCCACCGCGGGCGAGCACCTCATCTGCAACCTCGGCAACGGCGAGGGCTTCTCCGTCCGCCAGGTCATCGAGACGGTCCGCAAGGTCACCGGCCACCCGATCCCCGAGGTCGTGGCCCCGCGCCGGGCCGGCGACCCGGCCACCCTGGTCGCCTCCGCCGCCACCGCCCGCGAGAAGCTGGGCTGGAACCCGTCCCGCGCGGATCTCGCGGGGATCGTGGCGGACGCCTGGGAGTTCGCTCAGACCATCAGCGCAGCAAGGGAGCAGTAG